GCGCGAGCGGCGATGCGATCTACGCCAACCTCAGCGCGGTCGCTCCCGAGGCGTCCGTGCTCGTCGCCCCGGACGGCACGAGGATAGCGCTGAACCCGCTGCTGACCGCCAAGCAGAACGCCGCTGAGTATTTCAAACGCTACAAGAAGGCGCGCAGCGGGTTGCCTAGGGTCGCCGCACGGTTGGAACGCATAGGGGCGATGAAACCCTATTGGGAGCACCTGCTGTGGGAGCTGGACCGTGCCGACGCGGATCCTTCGCTGCGCGCGACGACCTATGACGAGGTTGCGGCGGCGATCCCACCTCGCGTAGCAGCGCGTTCTGCGAGCGCGCGCGGAAAGCAAAAAGGCGCGCTCCGAGAGCGCGCTACTACATACGTGGAGTTAGGCGACGGGGCGGTCGCGTTTGTCGGGCGATCGCCCAGGGACAACGAGCGGCTCACCTTCTCGGTTGCGCGGCCGGAGGATCTGTGGTTCCACGCCCGCGGCATACCAGGGGCGCACGTCATCCTCAAACTCGCACACGCGGGAGAGACGCCGACCGATGAGCAGATCGCCCGCGCAGCGGCGCTCGCCGCCGGAGCGAGCCGCGCGGCGGACGCCGCGAAAGTCGACGTGGACTACACGCAGCGCAAACACGTGCGCCGTCAGGGCAAAGGCGCGACCGGGTTGGTCTGGTACACCGACTTCAAGACGATTCTGGTGACGCCCGAGCGGCGATGAACATCGCGTCGCCGAACGAGTAGAAACGGTAGCGTTCGCGCACCGCTTCCGCGTATGCATCCAGTGTCGCGCCGGTGCCGGCGAACGCGCAGACGAGCATGAGCAACGTCGAGCGGGGCAGATGGAAATTGGTGATCAGCGCATCGACGATGCGGAATCGAAAGCCAGGATAGATTAAAAGGTCCGTCCAGCGTGACCCCGCCGCGACGCTCCCATCCGCGCTGTGCGAGGCGGCATCTTCAAGACTGCGCACGCTCGTCGTGCCGACCGCGATGACGCGGCCACCCTTGGCCTTCGTACGGGCTATCGCGTCTGCCGTTTCAGCCGGTATCGAATAGCGTTCGGCGTGCATCGGATGCTCGCGGATGTCCGCGGCCTTCACCGGCCGAAACGTGCCCGCACCGACATCCAGCGTCACGGCCGCCCAGTCCGCACCGCGCTCGCGCAGCGCGGCGATGAGCTCGGGGGTGAAGTGCAATCCGGCGGTGGGCGCGGCGACCGAGCCCGCGTGCGTGGCGTAGACCGTCTGGTAGCGCTCGCCCGCATCGGGCGGCGGCGCGGTGATGTACGGCGGGAGCGGCACGAGGCCGTAGCGCTCCATCGCACCGTCGGCGTCGATGCCGTAAAAACGCACGATGCGAGTGCCGGACTCGGTGCGCCCGGTGATCTCGATGCCGTGCTGCGGACTCAAGCTCAAGCGATCGCCGACGCGCACGCGCTGGCCCGGGCGGGCGAGCGCCTCCCACGTGTCGTCGGCGTTCGCGGTCGGGTGCAGCAACAGGACTTCGGCTTTGCCGCCGCCGCGCCGCTGCGGCCGAAAACGCGCGCGCATGACGC
This Candidatus Eremiobacteraceae bacterium DNA region includes the following protein-coding sequences:
- the queA gene encoding tRNA preQ1(34) S-adenosylmethionine ribosyltransferase-isomerase QueA, which translates into the protein MSRAEPNSALFETRRYDYELPSELIAQSPAGRRDESRLLVIDGAAVAHRRFSDLPALVRPSDLFVVNDTRVMRARFRPQRRGGGKAEVLLLHPTANADDTWEALARPGQRVRVGDRLSLSPQHGIEITGRTESGTRIVRFYGIDADGAMERYGLVPLPPYITAPPPDAGERYQTVYATHAGSVAAPTAGLHFTPELIAALRERGADWAAVTLDVGAGTFRPVKAADIREHPMHAERYSIPAETADAIARTKAKGGRVIAVGTTSVRSLEDAASHSADGSVAAGSRWTDLLIYPGFRFRIVDALITNFHLPRSTLLMLVCAFAGTGATLDAYAEAVRERYRFYSFGDAMFIAARASPESS